In the Arachis ipaensis cultivar K30076 chromosome B10, Araip1.1, whole genome shotgun sequence genome, one interval contains:
- the LOC107623697 gene encoding pentatricopeptide repeat-containing protein At3g62470, mitochondrial — protein sequence MTTSLCNRTSTSSKFQFLNSFCRGHPNGPFHAISATKLRSFHQGRPIGSQRREQVRFPCGSSLPLSRLLHYPLNCTLYHSRSQIPLLLPHPSSLLAPQKELLNSHLNFLLKFPFVSNSIGFATLGNGDAVFGVESGIDNDEEDDDDGRDFNAESCADPDEVDRVCKVIDELFALDRNMEAVLDEYGVKLSHDLVMDVLQRFKHARKPAFRFFCWAGGRPGFAHDSRTYNSMMHILGKTRQFETMVAMLEEMGEKGLLTMETFSIAIKSFAASKERRKAVGVFDLMKKYKFKVDADAINLLLDSLGRAKLGKEAQAVFEKLKGRFMHDLRTYTVLLNGWCRLKNLLEAGRVWNEMIDKGFKPDIVAHNIMLEGLLRCKKKSDAIKLFEIMKAKGPSPNVRSYTIMIQEFCKQKMMGDAEEYFDEMIDRGCQPDTALYTCLITGFGRQRKMDLISDLLKTMKERGCPPDGMTYNALIKVMTSQHMPDDAMRIYKKMTQSGIKPTIHTYNMIMKSYFVTKNYEMGHAIWNEMHHMGCCPDDNSYTVFIGGLIRQGRSGEACRYIEEMIGKGMKAPQLDYNKFAADFSKAGNLGILEELAEKLKIAGKFEVSDVIASWAEMMRKSANRREPTYSGGRFI from the coding sequence ATGACTACCTCCCTCTGCAATAGAACATCCACCAGCTCaaagtttcaatttttaaattcgtTCTGTCGTGGGCACCCCAATGGCCCCTTCCATGCCATCTCCGCCACCAAGCTACGCTCTTTCCATCAGGGACGACCAATTGGATCCCAAAGAAGAGAGCAAGTGCGCTTTCCTTGTGGTAGCTCTCTGCCCTTGTCTCGTTTGCTTCATTATCCTCTTAATTGCACTCTCTATCATTCTCGTTCTCAAATTCCACTTCTTTTGCCACACCCCTCTTCACTTCTTGCTCCACAAAAAGAACTGCTGAATTCCCATCTTAATTTCTTATTAAAGTTTCCGTTTGTCAGTAATTCTATCGGTTTTGCTACTCTTGGTAATGGTGATGCTGTTTTTGGGGTTGAATCTGGCATTGATaatgatgaagaagatgatgatgatggtaggGATTTTAATGCTGAGTCATGTGCTGATCCAGATGAGGTTGATAGAGTATGCAAGGTGATTGATGAATTGTTTGCATTGGATAGGAACATGGAGGCTGTTCTTGATGAATATGGGGTTAAGTTGTCACATGATTTGGTTATGGATGTGCTGCAGCGGTTCAAGCATGCAAGGAAGCCGGCATTCCGGTTCTTTTGTTGGGCCGGGGGAAGGCCTGGATTCGCCCATGATTCCAGAACTTATAACTCCATGATGCATATTCTTGGGAAGACCAGACAATTTGAGACGATGGTGGCAATGCTTGAGGAAATGGGGGAGAAGGGCCTTTTGACAATGGAGACTTTCTCCATTGCTATCAAATCCTTTGCTGCCTCAAAGGAGAGGAGAAAAGCTGTTGGGGTCTTTGATCTGATGAAGAAGTACAAGTTTAAAGTGGATGCTGATGCTATTAATTTGTTGCTTGATAGCCTTGGCAGGGCAAAGCTTGGTAAAGAAGCTCAAGCAGTTTTTGAAAAACTAAAGGGTAGATTTATGCATGATTTGCGAACTTACACCGTACTTCTTAATGGTTGGTGCAGGTTAAAGAACTTGCTAGAGGCAGGGAGGGTGTGGAATGAGATGATTGATAAGGGATTTAAGCCAGATATTGTTGCACATAATATTATGCTTGAAGGGTTGCTAAGGTGTAAGAAGAAATCTGATGCCATTAAGTTATTTGAAATCATGAAGGCCAAAGGTCCATCTCCCAATGTTAGGAGCTACACAATTATGATTCAGGAATTCTGCAAGCAAAAAATGATGGGAGATGCTGAAGAGTATTTTGATGAAATGATAGATCGTGGGTGTCAACCAGACACTGCACTTTACACGTGTTTGATCACTGGGTTTGGGAGGCAGAGGAAAATGGATTTGATATCTGATCTACTGAAGACAATGAAGGAAAGAGGTTGTCCACCGGACGGGATGACCTACAATGCTTTGATAAAAGTGATGACAAGCCAGCATATGCCGGATGATGCAATGCGAATATACAAGAAGATGACTCAAAGTGGCATCAAGCCTACCATTCACACTTACAACATGATAATGAAGTCTTATTTTGTGACAAAGAACTATGAAATGGGACATGCCATATGGAATGAGATGCATCATATGGGGTGTTGTCCTGATGATAATTCCTACACTGTATTCATCGGAGGCCTTATAAGACAGGGCAGGTCAGGCGAGGCATGTAGATATATAGAGGAAATGATAGGGAAGGGGATGAAAGCTCCTCAACTTGATTATAACAAGTTTGCTGCTGATTTTTCTAAAGCTGGGAATCTTGGCATACTTGAGGAGTTAGCTGAAAAGTTGAAAATTGCCGGTAAATTTGAGGTCTCCGATGTTATTGCCAGTTGGGCTGAGATGATGAGGAAAAGTGCCAATAGAAGAGAGCCTACATATTCAGGTGGGCGGTTCATATAA
- the LOC107619933 gene encoding WAT1-related protein At3g30340-like isoform X1, translated as MRNCDEWKPFVVMVAIDFCFAAVNIILKKVLEEGMNHLVFITYRLSIATILLAPIGYFRERNSRPRLTFRVLCYIFFSAIVGASVTQYFFLLGIQYTSATFACAFINMVPVITFIMALPFGLESVKIKCKSGRAKILGTLVCIGGALLLTLYKGKALFNYSSATSIAKTGTSSSSSSGRWTIGVVALILGTLFWSSWYIVQSSISKRFPCQYSSTAMMTFFGAIQAAFISFSIQHHDFSIWVLKGKLPIIAVLFSGMIGSGLCFVGMSWCVKKRGPVFTAAFSPLVQIMAAMIDIPILHEQLHLGSVLGSMLVMMGLYILLWGKSKEIQNCVIKLVQDSEQSQQTKEQDPEIQEATVSCDYQCH; from the exons ATGAGGAATTGTGATGAATGGAAACCTTTTGTAGTAATGGTAGCAATTGATTTTTGTTTTGCAGCAGTGAATATTATTCTCAAGAAAGTTCTTGAAGAAGGAATGAACCATTTGGTTTTTATTACATACCGTTTATCAATTGCTACCATTCTCTTAGCTCCAATCGGATACTTTAGGGAAAG AAACAGTAGGCCAAGGCTCACATTTCGAGTTCTATGTTACATCTTCTTCAGTGCTATTGTGGG GGCATCAGTGACACAATATTTCTTCCTGCTGGGGATCCAATATACTTCTGCTACCTTTGCTTGTGCATTCATCAACATGGTGCCTGTGATCACGTTCATTATGGCATTACCATTCGG GTTAGAGAGTGTGAAGATCAAGTGCAAGAGTGGGAGAGCGAAGATTCTTGGGACATTGGTGTGCATAGGGGGTGCATTGTTGTTGACACTCTATAAAGGAAAGGCCTTGTTTAACtattcttctgcaacttctatagCAAAGACTGGAacaagtagtagtagtagtagtggaAGATGGACTATTGGTGTTGTGGCTTTGATTCTTGGAACACTGTTTTGGTCATCTTGGTATATAGTACAATCAAGCATAAGCAAGAGGTTCCCATGTCAATACTCAAGTACAGCCATGATGACCTTCTTTGGAGCCATTCAAGCAGCTTTCATAAGCTTCTCCATTCAACACCATGATTTCTCCATTTGGGTTCTCAAGGGAAAGCTTCCAATAATTGCTGTTCTCTTCTCT GGGATGATTGGATCAGGATTGTGTTTTGTGGGGATGTCATGGTGTGTGAAGAAGAGGGGTCCAGTGTTCACTGCAGCATTCAGCCCTCTTGTTCAGATCATGGCTGCCATGATTGATATCCCTATCTTGCATGAGCAACTACATCTTGGAAG TGTCTTGGGATCGATGTTGGTGATGATGGGATTATACATTCTTCTGTGGGGTAAGAGCAAGGAGATTCAGAATTGTGTCATCAAGTTAGTCCAAGACTCTGAACAAAGTCAACAAACCAAGGAACAAGATCCGGAAATACAAGAAGCTACGGTTTCTTGTGATTACCAGTGTCACTAA
- the LOC107619933 gene encoding WAT1-related protein At3g30340-like isoform X2 yields MRNCDEWKPFVVMVAIDFCFAAVNIILKKVLEEGMNHLVFITYRLSIATILLAPIGYFRERNSRPRLTFRVLCYIFFSAIVGLESVKIKCKSGRAKILGTLVCIGGALLLTLYKGKALFNYSSATSIAKTGTSSSSSSGRWTIGVVALILGTLFWSSWYIVQSSISKRFPCQYSSTAMMTFFGAIQAAFISFSIQHHDFSIWVLKGKLPIIAVLFSGMIGSGLCFVGMSWCVKKRGPVFTAAFSPLVQIMAAMIDIPILHEQLHLGSVLGSMLVMMGLYILLWGKSKEIQNCVIKLVQDSEQSQQTKEQDPEIQEATVSCDYQCH; encoded by the exons ATGAGGAATTGTGATGAATGGAAACCTTTTGTAGTAATGGTAGCAATTGATTTTTGTTTTGCAGCAGTGAATATTATTCTCAAGAAAGTTCTTGAAGAAGGAATGAACCATTTGGTTTTTATTACATACCGTTTATCAATTGCTACCATTCTCTTAGCTCCAATCGGATACTTTAGGGAAAG AAACAGTAGGCCAAGGCTCACATTTCGAGTTCTATGTTACATCTTCTTCAGTGCTATTGTGGG GTTAGAGAGTGTGAAGATCAAGTGCAAGAGTGGGAGAGCGAAGATTCTTGGGACATTGGTGTGCATAGGGGGTGCATTGTTGTTGACACTCTATAAAGGAAAGGCCTTGTTTAACtattcttctgcaacttctatagCAAAGACTGGAacaagtagtagtagtagtagtggaAGATGGACTATTGGTGTTGTGGCTTTGATTCTTGGAACACTGTTTTGGTCATCTTGGTATATAGTACAATCAAGCATAAGCAAGAGGTTCCCATGTCAATACTCAAGTACAGCCATGATGACCTTCTTTGGAGCCATTCAAGCAGCTTTCATAAGCTTCTCCATTCAACACCATGATTTCTCCATTTGGGTTCTCAAGGGAAAGCTTCCAATAATTGCTGTTCTCTTCTCT GGGATGATTGGATCAGGATTGTGTTTTGTGGGGATGTCATGGTGTGTGAAGAAGAGGGGTCCAGTGTTCACTGCAGCATTCAGCCCTCTTGTTCAGATCATGGCTGCCATGATTGATATCCCTATCTTGCATGAGCAACTACATCTTGGAAG TGTCTTGGGATCGATGTTGGTGATGATGGGATTATACATTCTTCTGTGGGGTAAGAGCAAGGAGATTCAGAATTGTGTCATCAAGTTAGTCCAAGACTCTGAACAAAGTCAACAAACCAAGGAACAAGATCCGGAAATACAAGAAGCTACGGTTTCTTGTGATTACCAGTGTCACTAA
- the LOC107621761 gene encoding protein kibra-like, with protein MEAETVLKLFDSCWFGIQDMKEKEPCSSSSHENTNHQTKEGISESEEPMLLRSQTIHTRSMSDQLDNMTCSMHDDSSSPELDMLPSKLQTILSGKDIMDTEQGERKAQVQVQLEGFPNKKNNNNTSRGRKKKRRGSKSLSDLEFEELKGFMDLGFVFSEEDKDSSLASILPGLQRLGKKSVRNEEDEEDDDDDEEEEDEENCDKAAVPRPYLSEAWKVHKKKKENPLKNWKVPALNNENDIKDSLKLWAHTVASNVR; from the coding sequence ATGGAAGCAGAGACAGTGTTGAAGCTCTTTGATTCTTGCTGGTTTGGGATTCAAGACATGAAGGAAAAAGAACCTTGTTCATCAAGTTCTCATGAAAACACAAATCATCAAACCAAAGAAGGAATATCAGAATCAGAAGAACCGATGCTTTTGCGCAGCCAAACTATTCATACAAGGTCTATGAGCGACCAATTGGACAACATGACATGCTCCATGCATGATGATTCTAGTTCCCCAGAGCTTGACATGTTGCCATCAAAGCTTCAAACCATTCTTTCAGGAAAAGACATCATGGACACTGAACAAGGTGAAAGGAAAGCACAGGTGCAAGTGCAACTTGAAGGGTTTCCTaataagaagaacaacaacaacacaagcagaggaaggaagaagaagagaaggggaAGCAAGAGTTTATCAGACCTTGAATTTGAGGAGCTTAAAGGGTTTATGGATCTTGGCTTTGTTTTCTCAGAGGAAGACAAAGATTCAAGCTTGGCTTCAATCCTTCCTGGTTTGCAAAGGTTAGGGAAGAAGAGTGTCAGGAATGAGGAAGAtgaggaagatgatgatgatgatgaagaagaagaagatgaggagAATTGTGATAAGGCTGCAGTTCCAAGACCTTACCTTTCAGAAGCATGGAAGGTccataagaaaaagaaagagaacccTTTGAAGAATTGGAAGGTTCCTGCTTTGAACAATGAAAATGACATTAAAGATAGCCTCAAGTTATGGGCTCACACTGTTGCTTCCAATGTCAGATGA